In Vigna unguiculata cultivar IT97K-499-35 chromosome 3, ASM411807v1, whole genome shotgun sequence, a single genomic region encodes these proteins:
- the LOC114177476 gene encoding phosphopantothenoylcysteine decarboxylase subunit VHS3-like, whose product MEVQSATFEHVLGESLVVHTLLTTVKSLFTFLFMTGSLLTAVDNLVSPIDGRFPFDQLCKRKHTCEENKDGSDTEDDDGDDEDEDDIDDGEDDDDDDENFSGDEGGEEDDSDEDPEANFGGKKDDKDDDDDEDDEDDNDEEDEDEDDEDEKEEEEEEESPQPPSKKRK is encoded by the exons ATGGAGGTTCAGTCTGCTACCTTTGAGCACGTGTTGGGGGAGTCTTTGGTGGTTCATACTCTTCTTACCACTGTCAAATCTCTCTTCACTTTTCTCTTCATG ACTGGATCTCTTCTTACAGCTGTGGATAACTTAGTGTCACCAATTGATGGAAG GTTTCCCTTTGATCAACTATGCAAGAGAAAACATACTTGTGAAGAAAATAAGGATGGTAGCGATACAGAAGATGATGATGGCGATGATGAAGACGAAGATGACATAgatgatggagaagatgatgaCGACGACGATGAGAATTTCTCTGGTGATGAAGGTGGGGAGGAAGATGATTCTGATGAGGATCCCGAGGCCAATTTTGGAGGTAAGAAAGATGAcaaggatgatgatgatgatgaagatgacgAAGACGataatgatgaagaagatgaagatgaagatgatgaagatgagaaggaagaagaggaggaagaggaaTCTCCTCAACCACCTAGTAAGAAGAGGAAATGA